A genomic stretch from Pseudoliparis swirei isolate HS2019 ecotype Mariana Trench chromosome 18, NWPU_hadal_v1, whole genome shotgun sequence includes:
- the frmd4ba gene encoding FERM domain-containing protein 4B isoform X2, whose translation MAVRIARGMEDRVASGSQLIWSLAHQTLRRWYSRGLMPCRRLLEAWFRMGKCYQMTAGRQCQVHLLDDRKLELLVQPKLLSRELLDLVASHFNLKEKEYFGLSFIDDTGQSNWLQLDRKVLDHDFSKTSGPLELKFLVRFYIEKITFLKDNTTVELFFLNAKSFVFNETIEVESEHVFKLAAFALQEAKGEYSSEETARADLKQLPVLPTRVLREHPSLNYCEDKVIEHYKRLKGLTRGQAIVQYLALVESLPAYGVHYYPVKDKQGLPWWLGVSYKGIGQYDLQDKLKPRKLYQWKQLENLYFREKKFAVEVNDPHRRTVTKRTFGQTGLVIHTWYASHALIKTIWVMAISQHQFYLDRKTSKSNMPTTRSSGDIAMDLTEISAPRIITKLSSIESRDQLIMASNGSLISAGSADSEVSEEQKKEKVAKLKKKEKNLQDTLAQKIEELKKICMREAELTGRLPNEYPLATGEKAPHIRRRVGTAFKLDDLFPYDEDPHLRNLESRFALQQKIVEAASRLSNEGDLCKTVKKKRRSNYLDAMRKLEEIEKDINAYRIKKGKKPTQRASLILADDVNPSELSSLSDSLTLDDDEELSCQRQRSRSIQYSPRPHHAGTLDIHYNDRRGSDQRADSRLNYGHVQESLHCSHSDALSSHSSPFKTASRQPHDARSMPPTPLLTRNANSSTQLRSEDAPQHFRQRSGSLESQSQLMTEAEPPAQTFPFSPARRSNSTEVLDDGSSYTSQSSAEYSVPGNHKRRTRGRHRKDQYANTGSMPNLAQPDTRCHAYQPRARPTTTAYYVTGYPSYADPEPYSNGAYMYDEMEGHYNVNPSYRLAPTGYHGHYGADEMDGMSQNPYATLRPPRNPRQAPRGIEPVQNVQKALVAEHLRGWYHRNAAQRQVAYNYERGSQQSLGYQTMPAPHNGHHSSHSRNVSYSSMSSVSSRGNWHGHMSVGRGMSEYDMPAHAPQTYSYSTAPYSHSAHNRYDASPPFKGPWYSPDGRRHCAVFPASSSSSASSSNSPLPPTSFPPLPSTFSPGRRVRQVASSPAPPQSSRGHKLNQGSFAQGSS comes from the exons ATGACCGCGGGCCGTCAGTGTCAGGTTCACCTCCTCGATGACAGGAAGCTGGAGCTGCTGGTTCAG CCCAAGCTGTTGTCCCGCGAGCTGTTGGATCTTGTGGCCTCACATTTTAACCTGAAGGAGAAAGAATACTTTGGGTTGTCCTTTATAGATGACAC TGGCCAGAGTAACTGGCTCCAGCTGGATCGTAAAGTCCTGGATCATGACTTCTCCAAGACTTCAGGGCCTTTGGAGCTCAAGTTCCTAGTGAG GTTTTATATTGAGAAGATCACCTTCTTGAAAGACAACACGACAGTGGAGCTGTTCTTCCTGAACGCTAAATCTTTCGTGTTTAAT gAGACCATCGAAGTGGAGAGTGAACATGTTTTCAAGTTAGCCGCATTCGCATTGCAG GAAGCCAAGGGAGAATACAGCAG tgAGGAGACTGCCAGAGCAGACCTGAAGCAGCTCCCAGTTCTGCCCACCCGAGTATTAAGGGAGCACCCGTCTCTCAATTACTG TGAGGACAAAGTGATTGAACATTACAAGCGACTGAAAGGACTGACCAGAGGGCAAGCCATTGTGCA GTATCTGGCCCTGGTGGAGTCCTTGCCGGCATACGGAGTCCATTATTACCCAGTGAAG GACAAGCAAGGACTGCCGTGGTGGCTGGGAGTCAGCTACAAAGGCATCGGCCAGTACGACCTGCAGGATAAACTGAAGCCGAGAAAG CTGTACCAGTGGAAGCAGTTAGAGAATTTGTATTTCCGAGAGAAGAAATTCGCCGTTGAAGTAAACGACCCACACAG AAGAACAGTGACCAAGAGAACATTCGGACAGACTGGTCTCGTTATCCACACATGGTATGCCAGCCACGCTCTGATTAAAACCATCTGGGTGATGGCCATCAGTCAGCACCAGTTCTACCTGGATAGGAAGACGAGCAAA TCAAACATGCCCACAACCAGGAGTTCGGGAGACATCGCCATGGACCTCACAGAGATCTCCGCCCCGCGGATCATCACTAAACTGTCGAGCATCGAGAGCAGAGACCAGCTCATCATGGCCAGCAACGGCAGCCTCATCTCGGCCG GTTCCGCCGACTCCGAAGTCAGCGAGgagcagaagaaagagaaggtcgccaagttgaaaaaaaaagaaaaaaaccttcaagACACACTGGCGCAGAAAATCGAGGAACTGAAGAAGATCTGCATGAGAGAAGCC GAGCTTACGGGCAGATTGCCTAACGAGTATCCCTTGGCCACCGGGGAGAAGGCGCCTCACATACGACGGCGTGTCGGCACCGCCTTCAAGCTGGATGACCTCTTCCCCTATGATGAG GACCCACATCTGAGGAATCTGGAGAGCAGATTCGCCCTGCAGCAGAAGATCGTGGAAGCGGCCAGCAGGTTATCCAACGAGGGCGACCTCTGCAAgacggtgaagaagaagaggagaagcaaCTATCTGGATGCAAtgaggaagctggaggagatCGAGAAGGACATCAACGCCTACAGGAtcaagaaaggaaagaaacccACCCAGAGAGCCTCGCTCATCTTAGCAG ATGATGTCAACCCGTCAGAACTCAGCTCTCTGTCTGACAGCCTCACTCTGGATGATG ACGAGGAGCTCAGTTGCCAGAGGCAGCGGTCCAGATCGATTCAGTATTCCCCGAGACCACACCACGCCGGCACTCTGGACATCCACTACAACGACAGACGGGGCTCTGACCAGCGTGCAGACAGCAG ATTAAATTACGGCCACGTCCAGGAATCACTCCACTGCAGTCACAGCGATGCCTTATCGAGCCACAGCAGCCCGTTTAAAACGGCTTCCCGGCAGCCACATGATGCCCGCAGcatgccccccacccccctcctcacccGCAACGCCAACAGCAGCACCCAGCTGAG ATCAGAAGACGCTCCACAACATTTCCGCCAGCGCAGCGGCAGCCTGGAGTCCCAGTCTCAGCTCATgacggaggcggagcctcccgcGCAGACGTTCCCCTTCTCCCCGGCCCGACGCAGCAACAGCACCGAGGTCCTCGACGACGGCTCCTCCTACACGAGCCAGTCCAGCGCCGAGTACAGCGTCCCCGGCAACCACAAGCGCCGAACCCGCGGCCGCCACAGGAAAGACCAGTACGCCAACACGGGCAGCATGCCCAACCTGGCTCAGCCGGACACCCGCTGCCACGCCTACCAACCGCGGGCCAGGCCCACCACGACGGCCTACTACGTGACGGGCTACCCCAGCTACGCCGACCCGGAGCCGTACTCCAACGGAGCCTACATGTACGACGAGATGGAAGGACACTACAACGTCAACCCCTCGTACCGCCTCGCCCCGACGGGGTACCACGGCCACTACGGCGCCGACGAGATGGACGGCATGTCGCAGAACCCGTACGCCACGCTGAGGCCGCCCAGGAACCCGCGGCAGGCGCCCCGCGGCATCGAGCCCGTCCAGAACGTCCAGAAGGCTTTGGTGGCCGAGCACCTGAGGGGCTGGTACCATCGCAACGCGGCACAAAGACAGGTGGCGTACAACTACGAGCGAGGCTCTCAGCAGAGCCTGGGATACCAGACCATGCCGGCGCCGCACAACGGCCACCACAGCAGCCACAGCAGGAACGTCTCCTACTCCTCAA TGTCGTCGGTGTCCTCTCGCGGAAACTGGCACGGCCACATGAGTGTCGGTCGCGGTATGTCGGAATACGACATGCCGGCGCACGCTCCGCAGACCTACTCCTACAGCACGGCCCCCTACAGCCACTCCGCCCACAACAg ATATGACGCCTCCCCGCCTTTTAAGGGCCCCTGGTACAGCCCCGACGGCCGGAGGCACTGCGCCGTTTTCCCCGCTAGCTCTTCCTCCTCGGCTTCCTCCTCCAACTCCCCCCTGCCCCCCACCTCCTTTCCCCCCTTACCCTCCACCTTCTCCCCCGGCCGTCGGGTCAGGCAGGTGGCCTCCAGCCCCGCGCCGCCTCAATCCTCCAGGGGGCACAAGCTCAATCAGGGGTCCTTTGCTCAAGGTAGTTCATA A
- the frmd4ba gene encoding FERM domain-containing protein 4B isoform X1, which translates to MAVRIARGMEDRVASGSQLIWSLAHQTLRRWYSRGLMPCRRLLEAWFRMGKCYQMTAGRQCQVHLLDDRKLELLVQPKLLSRELLDLVASHFNLKEKEYFGLSFIDDTGQSNWLQLDRKVLDHDFSKTSGPLELKFLVRFYIEKITFLKDNTTVELFFLNAKSFVFNETIEVESEHVFKLAAFALQEAKGEYSSEETARADLKQLPVLPTRVLREHPSLNYCEDKVIEHYKRLKGLTRGQAIVQYLALVESLPAYGVHYYPVKDKQGLPWWLGVSYKGIGQYDLQDKLKPRKLYQWKQLENLYFREKKFAVEVNDPHRRTVTKRTFGQTGLVIHTWYASHALIKTIWVMAISQHQFYLDRKTSKSNMPTTRSSGDIAMDLTEISAPRIITKLSSIESRDQLIMASNGSLISAGSADSEVSEEQKKEKVAKLKKKEKNLQDTLAQKIEELKKICMREAELTGRLPNEYPLATGEKAPHIRRRVGTAFKLDDLFPYDEDPHLRNLESRFALQQKIVEAASRLSNEGDLCKTVKKKRRSNYLDAMRKLEEIEKDINAYRIKKGKKPTQRASLILADDVNPSELSSLSDSLTLDDDEELSCQRQRSRSIQYSPRPHHAGTLDIHYNDRRGSDQRADSRLNYGHVQESLHCSHSDALSSHSSPFKTASRQPHDARSMPPTPLLTRNANSSTQLRSEDAPQHFRQRSGSLESQSQLMTEAEPPAQTFPFSPARRSNSTEVLDDGSSYTSQSSAEYSVPGNHKRRTRGRHRKDQYANTGSMPNLAQPDTRCHAYQPRARPTTTAYYVTGYPSYADPEPYSNGAYMYDEMEGHYNVNPSYRLAPTGYHGHYGADEMDGMSQNPYATLRPPRNPRQAPRGIEPVQNVQKALVAEHLRGWYHRNAAQRQVAYNYERGSQQSLGYQTMPAPHNGHHSSHSRNVSYSSMSSVSSRGNWHGHMSVGRGMSEYDMPAHAPQTYSYSTAPYSHSAHNRYDASPPFKGPWYSPDGRRHCAVFPASSSSSASSSNSPLPPTSFPPLPSTFSPGRRVRQVASSPAPPQSSRGHKLNQGSFAQGSS; encoded by the exons ATGACCGCGGGCCGTCAGTGTCAGGTTCACCTCCTCGATGACAGGAAGCTGGAGCTGCTGGTTCAG CCCAAGCTGTTGTCCCGCGAGCTGTTGGATCTTGTGGCCTCACATTTTAACCTGAAGGAGAAAGAATACTTTGGGTTGTCCTTTATAGATGACAC TGGCCAGAGTAACTGGCTCCAGCTGGATCGTAAAGTCCTGGATCATGACTTCTCCAAGACTTCAGGGCCTTTGGAGCTCAAGTTCCTAGTGAG GTTTTATATTGAGAAGATCACCTTCTTGAAAGACAACACGACAGTGGAGCTGTTCTTCCTGAACGCTAAATCTTTCGTGTTTAAT gAGACCATCGAAGTGGAGAGTGAACATGTTTTCAAGTTAGCCGCATTCGCATTGCAG GAAGCCAAGGGAGAATACAGCAG tgAGGAGACTGCCAGAGCAGACCTGAAGCAGCTCCCAGTTCTGCCCACCCGAGTATTAAGGGAGCACCCGTCTCTCAATTACTG TGAGGACAAAGTGATTGAACATTACAAGCGACTGAAAGGACTGACCAGAGGGCAAGCCATTGTGCA GTATCTGGCCCTGGTGGAGTCCTTGCCGGCATACGGAGTCCATTATTACCCAGTGAAG GACAAGCAAGGACTGCCGTGGTGGCTGGGAGTCAGCTACAAAGGCATCGGCCAGTACGACCTGCAGGATAAACTGAAGCCGAGAAAG CTGTACCAGTGGAAGCAGTTAGAGAATTTGTATTTCCGAGAGAAGAAATTCGCCGTTGAAGTAAACGACCCACACAG AAGAACAGTGACCAAGAGAACATTCGGACAGACTGGTCTCGTTATCCACACATGGTATGCCAGCCACGCTCTGATTAAAACCATCTGGGTGATGGCCATCAGTCAGCACCAGTTCTACCTGGATAGGAAGACGAGCAAA TCAAACATGCCCACAACCAGGAGTTCGGGAGACATCGCCATGGACCTCACAGAGATCTCCGCCCCGCGGATCATCACTAAACTGTCGAGCATCGAGAGCAGAGACCAGCTCATCATGGCCAGCAACGGCAGCCTCATCTCGGCCG GTTCCGCCGACTCCGAAGTCAGCGAGgagcagaagaaagagaaggtcgccaagttgaaaaaaaaagaaaaaaaccttcaagACACACTGGCGCAGAAAATCGAGGAACTGAAGAAGATCTGCATGAGAGAAGCC GAGCTTACGGGCAGATTGCCTAACGAGTATCCCTTGGCCACCGGGGAGAAGGCGCCTCACATACGACGGCGTGTCGGCACCGCCTTCAAGCTGGATGACCTCTTCCCCTATGATGAG GACCCACATCTGAGGAATCTGGAGAGCAGATTCGCCCTGCAGCAGAAGATCGTGGAAGCGGCCAGCAGGTTATCCAACGAGGGCGACCTCTGCAAgacggtgaagaagaagaggagaagcaaCTATCTGGATGCAAtgaggaagctggaggagatCGAGAAGGACATCAACGCCTACAGGAtcaagaaaggaaagaaacccACCCAGAGAGCCTCGCTCATCTTAGCAG ATGATGTCAACCCGTCAGAACTCAGCTCTCTGTCTGACAGCCTCACTCTGGATGATG ACGAGGAGCTCAGTTGCCAGAGGCAGCGGTCCAGATCGATTCAGTATTCCCCGAGACCACACCACGCCGGCACTCTGGACATCCACTACAACGACAGACGGGGCTCTGACCAGCGTGCAGACAGCAG ATTAAATTACGGCCACGTCCAGGAATCACTCCACTGCAGTCACAGCGATGCCTTATCGAGCCACAGCAGCCCGTTTAAAACGGCTTCCCGGCAGCCACATGATGCCCGCAGcatgccccccacccccctcctcacccGCAACGCCAACAGCAGCACCCAGCTGAG ATCAGAAGACGCTCCACAACATTTCCGCCAGCGCAGCGGCAGCCTGGAGTCCCAGTCTCAGCTCATgacggaggcggagcctcccgcGCAGACGTTCCCCTTCTCCCCGGCCCGACGCAGCAACAGCACCGAGGTCCTCGACGACGGCTCCTCCTACACGAGCCAGTCCAGCGCCGAGTACAGCGTCCCCGGCAACCACAAGCGCCGAACCCGCGGCCGCCACAGGAAAGACCAGTACGCCAACACGGGCAGCATGCCCAACCTGGCTCAGCCGGACACCCGCTGCCACGCCTACCAACCGCGGGCCAGGCCCACCACGACGGCCTACTACGTGACGGGCTACCCCAGCTACGCCGACCCGGAGCCGTACTCCAACGGAGCCTACATGTACGACGAGATGGAAGGACACTACAACGTCAACCCCTCGTACCGCCTCGCCCCGACGGGGTACCACGGCCACTACGGCGCCGACGAGATGGACGGCATGTCGCAGAACCCGTACGCCACGCTGAGGCCGCCCAGGAACCCGCGGCAGGCGCCCCGCGGCATCGAGCCCGTCCAGAACGTCCAGAAGGCTTTGGTGGCCGAGCACCTGAGGGGCTGGTACCATCGCAACGCGGCACAAAGACAGGTGGCGTACAACTACGAGCGAGGCTCTCAGCAGAGCCTGGGATACCAGACCATGCCGGCGCCGCACAACGGCCACCACAGCAGCCACAGCAGGAACGTCTCCTACTCCTCAA TGTCGTCGGTGTCCTCTCGCGGAAACTGGCACGGCCACATGAGTGTCGGTCGCGGTATGTCGGAATACGACATGCCGGCGCACGCTCCGCAGACCTACTCCTACAGCACGGCCCCCTACAGCCACTCCGCCCACAACAg ATATGACGCCTCCCCGCCTTTTAAGGGCCCCTGGTACAGCCCCGACGGCCGGAGGCACTGCGCCGTTTTCCCCGCTAGCTCTTCCTCCTCGGCTTCCTCCTCCAACTCCCCCCTGCCCCCCACCTCCTTTCCCCCCTTACCCTCCACCTTCTCCCCCGGCCGTCGGGTCAGGCAGGTGGCCTCCAGCCCCGCGCCGCCTCAATCCTCCAGGGGGCACAAGCTCAATCAGGGGTCCTTTGCTCAAGGTAGTTCATA
- the frmd4ba gene encoding FERM domain-containing protein 4B isoform X3, which produces MAVRIARGMEDRVASGSQLIWSLAHQTLRRWYSRGLMPCRRLLEAWFRMGKCYQMTAGRQCQVHLLDDRKLELLVQPKLLSRELLDLVASHFNLKEKEYFGLSFIDDTGQSNWLQLDRKVLDHDFSKTSGPLELKFLVRFYIEKITFLKDNTTVELFFLNAKSFVFNETIEVESEHVFKLAAFALQEAKGEYSSEETARADLKQLPVLPTRVLREHPSLNYWYLALVESLPAYGVHYYPVKDKQGLPWWLGVSYKGIGQYDLQDKLKPRKLYQWKQLENLYFREKKFAVEVNDPHRRTVTKRTFGQTGLVIHTWYASHALIKTIWVMAISQHQFYLDRKTSKSNMPTTRSSGDIAMDLTEISAPRIITKLSSIESRDQLIMASNGSLISAGSADSEVSEEQKKEKVAKLKKKEKNLQDTLAQKIEELKKICMREAELTGRLPNEYPLATGEKAPHIRRRVGTAFKLDDLFPYDEDPHLRNLESRFALQQKIVEAASRLSNEGDLCKTVKKKRRSNYLDAMRKLEEIEKDINAYRIKKGKKPTQRASLILADDVNPSELSSLSDSLTLDDDEELSCQRQRSRSIQYSPRPHHAGTLDIHYNDRRGSDQRADSRLNYGHVQESLHCSHSDALSSHSSPFKTASRQPHDARSMPPTPLLTRNANSSTQLRSEDAPQHFRQRSGSLESQSQLMTEAEPPAQTFPFSPARRSNSTEVLDDGSSYTSQSSAEYSVPGNHKRRTRGRHRKDQYANTGSMPNLAQPDTRCHAYQPRARPTTTAYYVTGYPSYADPEPYSNGAYMYDEMEGHYNVNPSYRLAPTGYHGHYGADEMDGMSQNPYATLRPPRNPRQAPRGIEPVQNVQKALVAEHLRGWYHRNAAQRQVAYNYERGSQQSLGYQTMPAPHNGHHSSHSRNVSYSSMSSVSSRGNWHGHMSVGRGMSEYDMPAHAPQTYSYSTAPYSHSAHNRYDASPPFKGPWYSPDGRRHCAVFPASSSSSASSSNSPLPPTSFPPLPSTFSPGRRVRQVASSPAPPQSSRGHKLNQGSFAQGSS; this is translated from the exons ATGACCGCGGGCCGTCAGTGTCAGGTTCACCTCCTCGATGACAGGAAGCTGGAGCTGCTGGTTCAG CCCAAGCTGTTGTCCCGCGAGCTGTTGGATCTTGTGGCCTCACATTTTAACCTGAAGGAGAAAGAATACTTTGGGTTGTCCTTTATAGATGACAC TGGCCAGAGTAACTGGCTCCAGCTGGATCGTAAAGTCCTGGATCATGACTTCTCCAAGACTTCAGGGCCTTTGGAGCTCAAGTTCCTAGTGAG GTTTTATATTGAGAAGATCACCTTCTTGAAAGACAACACGACAGTGGAGCTGTTCTTCCTGAACGCTAAATCTTTCGTGTTTAAT gAGACCATCGAAGTGGAGAGTGAACATGTTTTCAAGTTAGCCGCATTCGCATTGCAG GAAGCCAAGGGAGAATACAGCAG tgAGGAGACTGCCAGAGCAGACCTGAAGCAGCTCCCAGTTCTGCCCACCCGAGTATTAAGGGAGCACCCGTCTCTCAATTACTG GTATCTGGCCCTGGTGGAGTCCTTGCCGGCATACGGAGTCCATTATTACCCAGTGAAG GACAAGCAAGGACTGCCGTGGTGGCTGGGAGTCAGCTACAAAGGCATCGGCCAGTACGACCTGCAGGATAAACTGAAGCCGAGAAAG CTGTACCAGTGGAAGCAGTTAGAGAATTTGTATTTCCGAGAGAAGAAATTCGCCGTTGAAGTAAACGACCCACACAG AAGAACAGTGACCAAGAGAACATTCGGACAGACTGGTCTCGTTATCCACACATGGTATGCCAGCCACGCTCTGATTAAAACCATCTGGGTGATGGCCATCAGTCAGCACCAGTTCTACCTGGATAGGAAGACGAGCAAA TCAAACATGCCCACAACCAGGAGTTCGGGAGACATCGCCATGGACCTCACAGAGATCTCCGCCCCGCGGATCATCACTAAACTGTCGAGCATCGAGAGCAGAGACCAGCTCATCATGGCCAGCAACGGCAGCCTCATCTCGGCCG GTTCCGCCGACTCCGAAGTCAGCGAGgagcagaagaaagagaaggtcgccaagttgaaaaaaaaagaaaaaaaccttcaagACACACTGGCGCAGAAAATCGAGGAACTGAAGAAGATCTGCATGAGAGAAGCC GAGCTTACGGGCAGATTGCCTAACGAGTATCCCTTGGCCACCGGGGAGAAGGCGCCTCACATACGACGGCGTGTCGGCACCGCCTTCAAGCTGGATGACCTCTTCCCCTATGATGAG GACCCACATCTGAGGAATCTGGAGAGCAGATTCGCCCTGCAGCAGAAGATCGTGGAAGCGGCCAGCAGGTTATCCAACGAGGGCGACCTCTGCAAgacggtgaagaagaagaggagaagcaaCTATCTGGATGCAAtgaggaagctggaggagatCGAGAAGGACATCAACGCCTACAGGAtcaagaaaggaaagaaacccACCCAGAGAGCCTCGCTCATCTTAGCAG ATGATGTCAACCCGTCAGAACTCAGCTCTCTGTCTGACAGCCTCACTCTGGATGATG ACGAGGAGCTCAGTTGCCAGAGGCAGCGGTCCAGATCGATTCAGTATTCCCCGAGACCACACCACGCCGGCACTCTGGACATCCACTACAACGACAGACGGGGCTCTGACCAGCGTGCAGACAGCAG ATTAAATTACGGCCACGTCCAGGAATCACTCCACTGCAGTCACAGCGATGCCTTATCGAGCCACAGCAGCCCGTTTAAAACGGCTTCCCGGCAGCCACATGATGCCCGCAGcatgccccccacccccctcctcacccGCAACGCCAACAGCAGCACCCAGCTGAG ATCAGAAGACGCTCCACAACATTTCCGCCAGCGCAGCGGCAGCCTGGAGTCCCAGTCTCAGCTCATgacggaggcggagcctcccgcGCAGACGTTCCCCTTCTCCCCGGCCCGACGCAGCAACAGCACCGAGGTCCTCGACGACGGCTCCTCCTACACGAGCCAGTCCAGCGCCGAGTACAGCGTCCCCGGCAACCACAAGCGCCGAACCCGCGGCCGCCACAGGAAAGACCAGTACGCCAACACGGGCAGCATGCCCAACCTGGCTCAGCCGGACACCCGCTGCCACGCCTACCAACCGCGGGCCAGGCCCACCACGACGGCCTACTACGTGACGGGCTACCCCAGCTACGCCGACCCGGAGCCGTACTCCAACGGAGCCTACATGTACGACGAGATGGAAGGACACTACAACGTCAACCCCTCGTACCGCCTCGCCCCGACGGGGTACCACGGCCACTACGGCGCCGACGAGATGGACGGCATGTCGCAGAACCCGTACGCCACGCTGAGGCCGCCCAGGAACCCGCGGCAGGCGCCCCGCGGCATCGAGCCCGTCCAGAACGTCCAGAAGGCTTTGGTGGCCGAGCACCTGAGGGGCTGGTACCATCGCAACGCGGCACAAAGACAGGTGGCGTACAACTACGAGCGAGGCTCTCAGCAGAGCCTGGGATACCAGACCATGCCGGCGCCGCACAACGGCCACCACAGCAGCCACAGCAGGAACGTCTCCTACTCCTCAA TGTCGTCGGTGTCCTCTCGCGGAAACTGGCACGGCCACATGAGTGTCGGTCGCGGTATGTCGGAATACGACATGCCGGCGCACGCTCCGCAGACCTACTCCTACAGCACGGCCCCCTACAGCCACTCCGCCCACAACAg ATATGACGCCTCCCCGCCTTTTAAGGGCCCCTGGTACAGCCCCGACGGCCGGAGGCACTGCGCCGTTTTCCCCGCTAGCTCTTCCTCCTCGGCTTCCTCCTCCAACTCCCCCCTGCCCCCCACCTCCTTTCCCCCCTTACCCTCCACCTTCTCCCCCGGCCGTCGGGTCAGGCAGGTGGCCTCCAGCCCCGCGCCGCCTCAATCCTCCAGGGGGCACAAGCTCAATCAGGGGTCCTTTGCTCAAGGTAGTTCATA